A window of the Sporocytophaga myxococcoides DSM 11118 genome harbors these coding sequences:
- a CDS encoding L-serine ammonia-lyase: MGYLSVFDMLKIGIGPSSSHTFGPWTAARKWIHELILSGALFNEIKVELYGSLALTGKGHCTDKAILFGLMNFDPEEVDENLLDFYFNSARENKLIVHDLLRIRFDLISDIQFLKNTVLPYHSNGMKFKAYLNEALVAEDIFYSIGGGFIVKEGETESALTENKELPYPCPSPKDLVTTAFKHHLSISDLVLENEKMLRPEVEIKARLMNIWSVMKKAAYAGCHQEGILPGGLEVKRRAAALNKQLLRVHDYNNADEWMEAMKVGRDFKKVITRISCLALAINEVNASMGRIVTAPTNGSAGVVPAVLFYYICFSGQEVKDDDICRFLLTAGEIGKYFKLGATISAAAGGCQAEIGVSSSMAAAALTECLGGSPAQVLMAAEIAAEHHLGLTCDPVGGLVQIPCIERNSMGAIKAITASMMALAGNPDYAKVSLENVISTMKETAEEMNEKFKETSLGGLAVNVSVKFSEC, encoded by the coding sequence ATGGGATATTTAAGTGTATTCGACATGCTTAAAATTGGGATTGGTCCATCGAGTTCCCATACATTCGGGCCATGGACTGCAGCCAGAAAATGGATCCACGAATTGATTTTATCAGGCGCTCTTTTTAATGAAATAAAAGTAGAATTGTATGGTTCCCTGGCGCTCACGGGCAAAGGGCATTGCACAGATAAAGCCATTTTATTCGGATTGATGAACTTTGATCCCGAAGAGGTTGATGAAAATTTGCTGGATTTTTATTTTAACAGTGCTCGTGAAAATAAACTGATTGTTCATGATTTGCTCAGAATTAGGTTTGACCTGATTAGTGACATTCAATTTCTTAAGAATACAGTGCTTCCTTACCATTCCAATGGAATGAAGTTCAAAGCATATTTAAATGAAGCGCTTGTTGCGGAAGATATCTTTTATTCAATAGGTGGTGGCTTTATAGTAAAGGAAGGAGAAACAGAGTCAGCATTAACAGAAAATAAAGAGCTTCCATACCCTTGTCCCAGTCCTAAAGATCTTGTTACTACAGCCTTTAAACATCATCTGTCTATATCTGACCTTGTTCTAGAAAATGAAAAGATGCTCAGACCTGAAGTGGAAATAAAAGCCAGGTTGATGAATATATGGTCTGTTATGAAAAAAGCAGCTTATGCTGGATGTCATCAAGAGGGTATTTTGCCGGGGGGCTTGGAAGTGAAAAGACGTGCAGCAGCACTGAATAAGCAGCTGCTGAGAGTTCATGACTACAACAACGCGGATGAATGGATGGAGGCAATGAAAGTAGGGCGTGATTTTAAAAAAGTTATTACAAGGATCAGCTGTCTCGCACTTGCTATCAACGAAGTCAATGCATCTATGGGCCGAATTGTGACTGCACCCACTAATGGTTCTGCAGGAGTTGTGCCAGCTGTTTTGTTTTACTATATCTGCTTTTCAGGTCAGGAAGTAAAGGATGATGACATCTGCAGATTTCTTCTGACGGCAGGAGAAATTGGGAAGTATTTTAAGTTAGGAGCTACCATAAGCGCTGCCGCAGGTGGTTGCCAGGCTGAAATCGGAGTTTCATCCTCGATGGCTGCAGCTGCATTAACAGAATGTTTAGGAGGTTCTCCAGCTCAGGTTCTGATGGCGGCAGAAATAGCAGCAGAGCATCATCTTGGACTGACATGTGATCCCGTTGGAGGTCTTGTCCAGATTCCTTGTATTGAAAGAAATTCCATGGGGGCAATTAAAGCGATAACAGCCAGTATGATGGCACTTGCAGGAAACCCTGATTATGCTAAGGTTAGCCTGGAAAATGTCATCAGCACAATGAAGGAGACCGCTGAAGAAATGAATGAAAAGTTTAAAGAGACCTCGCTCGGTGGTCTGGCCGTTAATGTTTCGGTTAAATTTTCGGAATGTTAA
- a CDS encoding putative signal transducing protein translates to MKFITIKSFDNPVEANIVKAKLEDSGIPCFLKDENIVAINPLYANATGGIKLQINEKFRFLALEILGLTEQSYEQSLVCPACGSDRVHFVSSSRSLKNLFSFILSLATVTYPIFLKKVYKCESCGKEFPIED, encoded by the coding sequence ATGAAATTTATCACTATTAAGTCATTTGATAATCCTGTAGAAGCCAATATTGTTAAGGCCAAATTGGAAGATTCCGGTATTCCCTGTTTTTTAAAAGATGAGAATATCGTGGCGATCAATCCTTTATATGCCAATGCTACCGGGGGAATCAAATTACAGATAAATGAAAAATTCAGATTTCTTGCACTTGAAATTCTGGGCCTTACAGAACAATCTTACGAACAAAGTCTCGTATGTCCTGCATGTGGCTCCGATAGAGTTCATTTTGTAAGTTCCAGTAGAAGCCTGAAAAACCTTTTCTCATTTATACTTTCTTTGGCAACCGTCACTTATCCGATATTCCTCAAAAAGGTATATAAGTGTGAGTCCTGTGGCAAGGAATTTCCAATTGAAGATTAA
- a CDS encoding HIT family protein produces the protein MGCPFCDKRVQEGFLSSENFVAIYNIAPVLPGHSLIIPKKHVESLFDFTDDEVAEFMVLGRKVAFLLTKALNTDAFDWAVQEKEAAGQSVPHVHMHVVPRKVGDLPNPGDWYQELEKSEVHIDSANRKRLSPEEMSGIISMLRKKAAELNL, from the coding sequence ATGGGTTGCCCCTTTTGTGATAAAAGAGTTCAGGAAGGTTTTCTAAGCTCTGAAAATTTCGTAGCAATATACAATATAGCGCCTGTCCTTCCCGGACATTCGCTTATAATTCCTAAAAAACATGTGGAAAGTCTGTTTGATTTCACTGATGATGAAGTAGCTGAATTTATGGTGTTAGGAAGAAAAGTAGCTTTTTTACTTACCAAAGCGCTTAATACAGATGCCTTTGACTGGGCCGTGCAGGAAAAAGAAGCGGCAGGACAATCGGTGCCTCATGTTCATATGCACGTGGTACCCAGAAAAGTCGGAGACTTGCCAAACCCCGGAGACTGGTACCAGGAACTGGAAAAAAGCGAAGTCCATATAGACAGCGCTAACCGCAAAAGACTCAGCCCTGAAGAGATGAGCGGCATTATATCAATGCTCAGGAAAAAAGCAGCTGAGTTAAACTTGTAA
- a CDS encoding metallophosphoesterase family protein, which produces MKIYLKNTGVAVLLLLVMSACNGVFEYSPYVTQVKGGLKHIITKNSDWLHKILSDAEGDIKIAMISDTHYDYIELKKFIDHINSRKDITFVVVGGDIADKGLLKEFEFFEEVMKGLNKPYFTVIGNHDYLAGGGEVYRQMFGAYNYSIEAGGKKIIFFDDVFWESNKRPNFLWLENELKSTGLKKPIVITHIPPFGDQFSKEDESIYVNLMRKYKVQLSVHGHVHTSYHGNYYNDETSYVVVPSMLKGTFYEFTLTDNINVKESKLQ; this is translated from the coding sequence ATGAAAATCTATTTGAAAAATACAGGTGTTGCTGTCTTGCTTTTGCTTGTAATGTCTGCCTGTAATGGTGTATTTGAATACAGTCCATATGTTACTCAGGTTAAAGGTGGTCTTAAGCATATTATTACGAAGAATTCAGATTGGCTTCACAAGATTCTTTCTGATGCAGAAGGTGATATAAAAATTGCAATGATCTCAGATACTCACTATGATTATATAGAGCTTAAAAAATTTATAGATCATATAAACAGCAGAAAAGACATAACTTTTGTAGTGGTAGGTGGTGATATTGCTGATAAAGGATTACTGAAAGAATTTGAGTTTTTTGAAGAGGTAATGAAAGGGCTCAATAAGCCTTATTTTACTGTTATAGGCAATCATGATTATCTGGCAGGAGGTGGGGAGGTATACAGACAAATGTTTGGGGCATATAACTATTCTATTGAAGCTGGAGGAAAAAAGATTATCTTCTTTGATGATGTATTTTGGGAGAGTAATAAAAGACCGAATTTTTTATGGCTGGAAAATGAACTTAAGTCTACCGGATTAAAAAAGCCGATAGTTATTACACATATTCCGCCTTTCGGTGATCAGTTTTCCAAAGAGGATGAATCAATTTATGTAAATCTGATGAGGAAGTATAAGGTACAGCTATCTGTTCATGGACATGTGCATACATCTTATCATGGCAATTATTATAATGATGAGACAAGCTATGTAGTAGTGCCAAGTATGTTGAAGGGAACATTTTATGAGTTCACTTTAACTGATAATATAAATGTTAAAGAATCGAAATTGCAATGA
- a CDS encoding nucleoside triphosphate pyrophosphohydrolase family protein → MEPINSLSHVAEFHKTFKHPIEPEPLIPSEKRCKLRVSLLAEELKELEEAIENKDIVAVADALCDLQYVLSGAVLEFGLGKKFPELFNEVQRSNMSKVCHSVEEAEKTIAHYKNRDNTEAYYTESAGKYLVYRKSDNKTLKSVFYSPADLEKIVKSK, encoded by the coding sequence ATGGAACCAATAAATTCACTGAGCCACGTAGCAGAATTTCATAAGACCTTTAAACATCCTATAGAGCCAGAACCTCTGATTCCTAGTGAAAAAAGATGCAAGTTGAGAGTTTCTCTGCTTGCAGAAGAATTGAAAGAATTGGAAGAGGCCATTGAAAATAAAGATATAGTTGCTGTGGCAGATGCTTTGTGCGACTTACAATATGTGTTGTCTGGAGCTGTGCTTGAATTTGGTTTGGGAAAGAAGTTTCCGGAGTTGTTTAATGAGGTGCAGCGTTCCAATATGAGTAAGGTTTGTCATTCTGTTGAGGAAGCGGAAAAAACTATTGCTCACTATAAAAACCGGGATAATACCGAAGCTTATTATACCGAAAGTGCAGGGAAATATCTTGTTTACCGCAAATCTGATAATAAGACGTTAAAATCTGTATTTTATTCTCCGGCAGATCTGGAAAAAATTGTCAAGAGTAAGTAA
- a CDS encoding acyl-CoA thioesterase, with amino-acid sequence MGYSKTYEIIWANIDANRHLRHSAYNDYAAQVRVSFFKDFGFSVEKLARLMIGPILFSENTKFLREVGMNDSITVDIRVASMRKDASRWKIVHQIFRSDGVLSAVITVEGAWMDLNTRKLTIPPPEILGMIESMPKTEDFEFGPEKS; translated from the coding sequence ATGGGGTATTCCAAGACTTATGAAATAATCTGGGCAAACATAGACGCAAACAGACATCTAAGACATTCTGCCTACAATGATTATGCAGCACAAGTGAGGGTAAGTTTTTTTAAAGACTTTGGTTTTTCAGTTGAAAAGCTGGCTCGCCTAATGATAGGCCCAATCCTTTTTAGTGAGAATACTAAGTTTCTGAGAGAAGTTGGAATGAATGACTCGATCACTGTTGACATAAGAGTCGCCTCAATGCGAAAGGATGCATCCCGATGGAAGATTGTTCACCAAATATTCAGGTCGGATGGTGTATTGTCTGCTGTCATAACTGTCGAAGGGGCCTGGATGGATTTGAATACAAGAAAGCTTACCATACCTCCACCGGAAATCCTTGGTATGATTGAAAGTATGCCCAAAACGGAAGATTTTGAATTCGGGCCTGAAAAAAGCTGA
- a CDS encoding RNA polymerase sigma factor: protein MESLPIYMTQNQKDKIEQTVRKERNKLFNFIRKRVKAKEDAEDILQDVFFQLTQASGSIDTIDQITSWLFRVARNKITDLYRKKKPETFTDYNETVKDNEGLFLEEILPDLGNTPDDEYFKNLLWEAVQEALDELPAEQKEVFMMHEFEDQSFKDMSEITGEPVNTLISRKRYAVLHLRKRLQEFYKEIKK, encoded by the coding sequence ATGGAATCTCTACCAATATACATGACCCAGAATCAAAAGGATAAAATAGAGCAGACTGTCCGCAAGGAGAGGAATAAGCTGTTTAATTTTATCAGGAAAAGGGTCAAAGCAAAAGAAGATGCTGAGGATATTCTGCAGGATGTCTTTTTTCAGCTTACTCAGGCTTCAGGAAGTATAGATACCATTGATCAGATCACCTCCTGGTTGTTTAGGGTGGCGAGAAACAAAATTACTGACCTTTACAGAAAGAAGAAACCGGAAACATTTACAGATTATAATGAAACTGTGAAAGATAACGAAGGCTTATTTCTTGAAGAAATCTTACCCGATCTGGGAAACACTCCTGACGACGAATACTTTAAAAACTTATTATGGGAAGCCGTGCAAGAGGCTTTAGACGAGCTGCCTGCAGAGCAGAAAGAAGTCTTTATGATGCACGAGTTTGAAGACCAGAGTTTTAAAGATATGTCAGAGATCACCGGAGAGCCGGTAAATACATTGATCAGTAGAAAAAGATATGCAGTGCTTCATTTAAGAAAGCGTTTGCAGGAGTTTTATAAGGAAATTAAAAAATAA
- the yedA gene encoding drug/metabolite exporter YedA — MLKEERKATDWLLIGAFAAVYIIWGSTYLGIRYAIESFPPFFMAGTRFLAAGLILYFTGRLKGAPVPEIKEIKTSTIAGFLLLVLGNGGLVWAEQRIPSSVAALLITIEPVWIVLLLWMFKTDNKPNLLTWIGILIGMAGMVFMTGTGAGKDLVKADSLSIFAILISTLAWALGSVYGTRAKFPSSPLVATGLQMLSGGIILLIISYFSGEFTNINLDSVSSKSLWAFVYLIIFGSLIGFTAYAYLLKEAHPSQVSTYAYVNPVIAVILGVFVGNEKLTNQTMLAGGLIIVAVMVIWLSGRPKKVLKQ, encoded by the coding sequence ATGTTAAAAGAAGAGAGAAAAGCAACTGACTGGCTTCTGATAGGAGCTTTTGCCGCTGTATATATTATATGGGGATCAACATATTTGGGAATTCGCTATGCAATTGAAAGTTTTCCACCTTTTTTCATGGCTGGAACCCGTTTCCTTGCGGCAGGATTAATATTATATTTCACAGGAAGACTAAAGGGAGCTCCTGTTCCTGAAATTAAAGAAATCAAAACATCTACCATTGCCGGATTTCTATTACTGGTATTAGGTAATGGAGGCCTTGTATGGGCAGAGCAAAGAATACCATCTTCTGTAGCAGCTCTGCTGATTACAATTGAACCTGTATGGATTGTCCTTTTATTATGGATGTTTAAAACAGATAATAAACCAAACCTGCTAACATGGATAGGAATTCTAATTGGCATGGCAGGTATGGTATTTATGACTGGTACCGGAGCTGGTAAAGATTTAGTTAAAGCTGATTCATTAAGTATTTTTGCCATTCTGATTTCTACCCTTGCATGGGCATTAGGATCTGTCTATGGTACCAGGGCAAAATTTCCATCCTCTCCTTTAGTAGCAACAGGATTGCAAATGCTTTCAGGAGGTATAATACTGCTGATCATTTCATATTTCAGCGGAGAATTTACAAACATCAACCTTGATTCAGTAAGCTCTAAGTCATTATGGGCATTTGTCTATCTGATAATATTCGGGTCACTGATAGGCTTTACTGCCTATGCATATTTACTCAAAGAGGCACATCCATCTCAGGTATCAACTTATGCCTATGTTAATCCTGTCATAGCTGTAATCTTAGGTGTTTTTGTAGGAAACGAAAAACTTACCAATCAGACCATGCTCGCCGGCGGCCTTATCATTGTTGCAGTAATGGTTATCTGGCTCAGCGGAAGGCCTAAAAAAGTTTTAAAACAGTGA
- a CDS encoding DUF5777 family beta-barrel protein, whose protein sequence is MKVFNLIFICLTLPYLSFAQDDLSKMLDEDSPKTENPLVHYSFKGTRLINLQTVETLRKGSLDFRISHRFGNFSSGSSNFWGLDGPANIRLGLDYSITDHFTIGIGRSSFGKLADGFLKYKLLSQRLAGGTPVTITIISSLNIITTKNGENTITGVNQFNNFPNRFSYLFQALVARKFNERLTLQVTPTFIHYNLKKEGNRNDIFAIAGSGRFKISKRIAITGEYILRLNNYASPDIYYNSAGIGIDIETGGHVFQLFVTNSMGINEVQFIPYTEASWKKGQIRLGFNVSRIFTLNRKNKSEWTK, encoded by the coding sequence ATGAAAGTCTTTAATTTAATTTTTATCTGCCTCACCTTACCTTATCTATCCTTTGCACAGGATGATCTCAGCAAAATGCTTGATGAAGACTCTCCGAAGACTGAAAATCCATTGGTACATTATTCGTTTAAAGGAACACGGCTAATCAACCTTCAAACAGTGGAGACTCTTCGTAAAGGTTCTCTGGATTTTCGTATCTCTCACAGATTCGGAAATTTCAGTTCTGGAAGTTCTAATTTCTGGGGGCTTGATGGTCCTGCCAATATAAGACTCGGATTGGATTACAGTATTACTGATCATTTTACAATCGGTATTGGAAGAAGTTCTTTTGGAAAACTTGCAGACGGATTTCTTAAATACAAGTTGTTAAGTCAAAGACTTGCTGGTGGCACTCCCGTAACAATTACTATTATATCTAGTCTCAATATCATCACAACAAAAAATGGAGAAAACACTATTACTGGTGTTAACCAGTTTAACAATTTCCCTAATAGGTTCTCTTATCTTTTTCAAGCACTGGTTGCCAGAAAGTTTAATGAAAGATTAACATTACAGGTTACCCCTACCTTTATTCACTATAACCTGAAAAAAGAAGGCAACCGTAATGATATATTTGCCATTGCAGGATCAGGTAGATTTAAAATAAGTAAAAGAATTGCCATAACAGGAGAATATATCTTAAGATTAAATAATTATGCATCACCGGATATTTACTATAACAGCGCTGGCATTGGCATAGATATTGAAACTGGTGGACACGTGTTTCAATTGTTTGTAACGAACTCTATGGGTATCAATGAAGTTCAATTCATACCTTATACAGAAGCTTCATGGAAGAAGGGACAGATTAGGCTTGGCTTCAATGTTTCAAGAATCTTCACTCTAAACAGGAAAAACAAATCAGAATGGACAAAGTAA
- a CDS encoding YceI family protein: MKFYRGVLIITFIIAFSIEGFSQIYKSKEKNLNVSFFSETPLENIDASSNAGKGLINLVNDSLVFKIPVNSFHFKNSLMQDHFNENYMETETYPDAWFKGKLNVPVNKATPGKTDVLVTGFLDIHGVKRYREIKGILNINEDGTILLSSDFTVKLKDHNIKVPSIVWEKIAEEVLVKVRGNFIPK, encoded by the coding sequence ATGAAATTTTATCGAGGAGTTCTTATTATAACGTTTATAATTGCTTTTTCAATAGAGGGATTTTCCCAGATTTACAAAAGCAAAGAAAAGAATTTAAACGTTTCATTTTTCTCAGAAACACCTCTCGAAAATATTGACGCATCAAGTAATGCTGGAAAAGGATTAATCAATCTGGTGAATGATTCACTTGTTTTTAAGATACCTGTTAACAGTTTTCATTTTAAGAACTCATTAATGCAAGACCATTTTAATGAGAACTACATGGAAACTGAAACCTATCCTGATGCCTGGTTTAAAGGTAAACTAAATGTCCCAGTCAATAAAGCAACTCCAGGTAAAACTGATGTATTGGTCACTGGCTTTTTAGATATTCATGGGGTTAAACGATACAGGGAAATAAAGGGCATTCTCAATATTAATGAAGATGGTACGATTCTTCTCTCTTCAGACTTCACAGTAAAATTGAAAGATCACAACATTAAAGTTCCCAGCATTGTATGGGAGAAAATAGCTGAAGAAGTGCTTGTAAAAGTAAGAGGTAATTTTATACCAAAATAA
- a CDS encoding OmpA family protein, with translation MTSALGAYSQNNSKAARKYTDKALEYFKVEDYETALTYFLKSDSLDGNDQDVSYLISLSFFRSDQKLKALPFLLKAKAGGIKEPELDLYLGEAYHLSHKFDKAIESLTLYRSMLRSSEKEKIREVEDLIQNCKNGIELVKAPVEVKIKNLGNIINSAFPDYVPALSADESLLIFTSRRDNSTGGVKIDNQYFEDIYISTKKDNKWTNPEKLGNEINTPSHDACVGISPDGQQIFIYKVEEGKYYGDLYVSNLTGKTWSKPKSLGPNINTPSWEPCATITADQKVLFFISNKKGGIGGTDIYMSKRQPNGEFGPATILSTEINTSKDEFSPFIHPDGKTLYFSSKGHNSMGGYDIFSCTINTETGQVISKPVNLGYPINTADDEVYFAWSADNRRAYFASERTGGVGEKDLYVLERPKAEASLVMLKGTIIGCDSKKPVAASIIVTDISTGKDIGKYSSNSSTGKYIVILPAGKNYGITVEAPGYVFYSKNIDIPFLDHYKEIDDEICMEGLKKGTVFILRNVFFDVDKAILRKESETELERVQEILTSNPSIKMLISGHTDSDGNDDYNLKLSENRAHAVKDYLINKGISAERLSYKGYGESKPVAPNDSADNKQLNRRTEIEIVE, from the coding sequence ATGACGTCCGCACTGGGTGCATATTCACAGAATAATTCAAAAGCTGCCAGAAAATATACTGACAAAGCCTTGGAGTATTTCAAAGTAGAGGATTATGAAACAGCCTTGACTTATTTTCTAAAATCCGATAGCCTGGATGGAAATGATCAGGATGTTTCCTATTTAATCAGTCTTTCTTTTTTCAGATCTGATCAAAAGTTAAAAGCATTACCTTTTTTGTTAAAAGCTAAAGCAGGAGGTATTAAAGAACCTGAATTGGATCTTTACCTTGGCGAAGCTTATCATTTGTCACATAAGTTTGATAAGGCAATTGAAAGTCTTACTTTATATAGATCTATGCTTCGTTCATCTGAAAAGGAAAAAATCAGGGAAGTCGAGGACCTGATCCAAAATTGCAAAAATGGTATTGAACTGGTTAAAGCTCCAGTGGAGGTTAAAATTAAAAATCTTGGCAATATTATCAATAGTGCATTTCCAGACTATGTGCCAGCATTGTCTGCAGACGAATCCTTACTGATTTTTACATCAAGAAGGGATAACAGCACTGGAGGAGTTAAAATTGATAATCAATATTTTGAGGATATTTACATTTCCACTAAGAAAGACAATAAGTGGACTAATCCTGAAAAGCTGGGCAATGAAATTAATACTCCTTCTCATGATGCATGTGTTGGAATTTCACCTGATGGACAGCAGATTTTTATTTATAAAGTTGAAGAAGGTAAATATTATGGGGATTTATATGTAAGTAATTTAACAGGTAAAACCTGGTCTAAACCTAAGAGTCTGGGACCTAATATCAATACACCTTCATGGGAACCATGTGCTACAATTACCGCAGATCAAAAGGTACTTTTTTTTATTAGTAATAAAAAGGGAGGAATCGGGGGAACGGATATATATATGAGTAAGCGCCAACCAAATGGAGAGTTTGGTCCTGCTACAATTTTAAGTACAGAAATTAATACCTCCAAAGATGAGTTTTCTCCTTTTATTCACCCTGATGGAAAGACTCTTTATTTCAGTTCCAAAGGACACAACAGTATGGGAGGTTATGATATTTTTTCCTGTACTATAAATACTGAAACCGGACAAGTCATCTCTAAGCCTGTAAACCTTGGGTATCCTATAAATACTGCTGATGATGAGGTTTACTTTGCTTGGTCTGCTGATAATAGAAGAGCATACTTTGCTTCTGAAAGGACGGGAGGAGTAGGCGAAAAAGATTTATATGTACTTGAGAGACCTAAGGCAGAAGCTTCTCTTGTAATGTTAAAAGGTACAATTATTGGGTGTGATAGTAAAAAGCCTGTTGCTGCAAGTATTATTGTAACTGATATTTCTACAGGAAAGGATATTGGGAAATATTCATCCAACAGTAGTACAGGTAAATACATTGTCATTTTACCAGCGGGTAAAAACTATGGTATTACAGTAGAAGCACCAGGATATGTTTTTTATTCTAAGAACATAGATATTCCCTTCCTCGATCATTATAAAGAAATTGATGATGAAATCTGCATGGAAGGACTGAAGAAAGGTACTGTATTTATACTTCGTAACGTGTTTTTTGACGTGGACAAAGCTATATTGAGAAAAGAGTCAGAGACAGAGTTGGAGAGGGTTCAAGAGATTCTGACATCTAATCCTTCTATTAAGATGCTAATCTCAGGTCATACAGACAGTGATGGTAATGATGACTATAATCTTAAGTTATCAGAAAATCGAGCCCATGCTGTAAAAGACTATTTGATTAACAAAGGTATATCAGCAGAAAGGCTTTCCTATAAAGGATATGGTGAATCAAAGCCGGTTGCACCCAACGATTCTGCTGATAATAAACAGCTAAACAGAAGAACAGAAATTGAAATTGTTGAATAG
- a CDS encoding PorP/SprF family type IX secretion system membrane protein has product MIIRLKIVFFILFAISWNGAACQDIQFSQFYGAPLYVNPAFAGSTHKTRLVLHQRIQWPKLDGKYITSLFSADTYFSKYRSGLGLQVYKDWQGSNTINSTDVSLSYSYEIFLTSKIVVRPGLQLGYISRTLDYSDLAFSYQYDNNGNIAPGFDNGKVKKQFMDLSTGAVIYTENLWLGFAANHLNTPNQSFINGEAPLPTKYSFTAGYQINFSRRLDQSTLQEEKQISLIPTAHYKFQGKSDQTDLGVYGVYDQLIAGLWYRGIPGLKRYKKGVQNNESIVGLVGWKYNNLAITYSYDFIVSRLAPARSGGAHEINLTYIFNKRKKIKPMRRMPCPHFYKSF; this is encoded by the coding sequence GTGATAATCAGGTTAAAAATTGTATTTTTTATCTTATTTGCGATTTCATGGAATGGAGCAGCATGTCAGGATATTCAGTTCTCTCAATTTTATGGAGCTCCACTGTATGTTAATCCTGCTTTTGCCGGAAGTACTCATAAAACAAGGCTTGTTCTCCACCAAAGAATTCAATGGCCTAAACTAGATGGAAAATATATTACCTCGTTATTTTCTGCAGATACCTATTTCTCCAAATACAGAAGCGGTCTTGGACTACAGGTTTATAAAGACTGGCAGGGAAGTAATACCATCAATTCTACAGATGTTTCTTTGTCTTATTCATATGAAATTTTCTTAACCTCAAAAATTGTAGTCAGACCGGGATTACAACTGGGATATATTTCCAGGACGCTTGATTATTCTGATCTGGCTTTTAGTTATCAATATGATAATAACGGTAATATCGCTCCTGGCTTTGATAACGGAAAGGTTAAAAAACAATTTATGGATCTTTCAACCGGAGCAGTTATATATACTGAAAATCTTTGGTTAGGCTTTGCTGCAAATCATTTAAATACTCCTAATCAATCATTTATAAATGGTGAGGCTCCTCTTCCTACAAAGTATTCATTTACTGCCGGGTATCAGATAAACTTCAGTAGAAGACTTGACCAATCAACGTTGCAGGAAGAAAAGCAAATAAGTCTGATCCCTACTGCACATTATAAGTTTCAGGGAAAATCAGATCAGACAGACCTTGGTGTATATGGTGTGTATGATCAATTGATCGCAGGCTTATGGTATAGAGGTATTCCGGGGTTAAAGCGTTATAAAAAGGGAGTTCAGAACAATGAGTCAATTGTCGGATTGGTAGGATGGAAGTACAATAACCTTGCAATTACCTACAGTTATGATTTTATCGTTTCAAGATTGGCCCCTGCCAGAAGCGGAGGAGCTCATGAGATCAACCTGACTTATATTTTTAACAAAAGGAAAAAAATCAAACCTATGAGGAGAATGCCTTGTCCTCATTTCTATAAAAGTTTTTAA